Proteins from a genomic interval of Arachis hypogaea cultivar Tifrunner chromosome 10, arahy.Tifrunner.gnm2.J5K5, whole genome shotgun sequence:
- the LOC112715212 gene encoding inositol-3-phosphate synthase 1 has translation MFIEKFKVESPNVKYSEDEIESVYNYETTELVHENRNGSYQWIVKPKTVKYEFKTNTHVPKLGVMLVGWGGNNGSTLTGGVIANREGISWATKDKIQQANYFGSLTQASAIRVGSYQGEEIYAPFKSLLPMVNPDNIVFGGWDISKMNLADAMARAKVFDIDLQKQLRPYMESMVPLPGIYDQDFIAANQEARADNVIKGTKKEQIQQIIKDIKEFKEQNKVDRVVVLWTANTERYSNVVVGLNDTMENLMASVDKNESEISPSTLFAIACVMENVPFINGSPQNTFVPGLIDLAISRNSLIGGDDFKSGQTKMKSVLVDFLVGAGIKPTSIVSYNHLGNNDGMNLSAPQTFRSKEISKSNVVDDMVNSNAILYEPGEHPDHVVVIKYVPYVGDSKRAMDEYTSEIFMGGKNTIVLHNTCEDSLLAAPIILDLVLLAELSTRIQFKSEAEGKFHSFHPVATILSYLTKAPLVPPGTPVVNALSKQRAMLENIMRACVGLAPENNMILEYK, from the exons ATGTTTATCGAGAAGTTTAAGGTTGAGAGTCCTAATGTGAAGTACAGTGAGGATGAGATTGAGTCCGTGTACAACTACGAAACCACGGAGCTTGTTCATGAGAACAGGAATGGTTCTTATCAATGGATTGTTAAACCCAAAACCGTCAAATACGAATTCAAGACCAACACCCATGTCCCTAAATTGGG TGTAATGCTTGTTGGGTGGGGTGGAAACAATGGCAGCACACTCACTGGTGGCGTTATTGCAAACCGAGA GGGAATTTCATGGGCAACGAAGGACAAGATCCAACAAGCGAATTACTTTGGGTCTCTGACTCAAGCCTCTGCTATCAGAGTGGGGTCTTACCAAGGAGAGGAAATTTATGCCCCATTCAAGAGCCTCCTCCCTatg GTTAACCCCGACAACATTGTGTTTGGTGGATGGGATATCAGCAAGATGAACCTGGCAGATGCCATGGCAAGGGCCAAGGTATTCGACATCGATTTGCAGAAGCAGTTGAGGCCTTACATGGAATCCATGGTTCCACTCCCTGGAATCTATGACCAAGATTTCATTGCTGCTAACCAAGAAGCGCGCGCTGACAACGTCATCAAGGGCACTAAGAAGGAACAGATTCAGCAGATCATCAAGGACATTAA GGAATTTAAGGAACAGAACAAAGTCGATAGGGTGGTTGTCCTGTGGACCGCCAACACCGAGAGGTATAGCAATGTTGTTGTTGGTCTTAACGACACCATGGAGAACCTCATGGCTTCTGTGGACAAAAATGAGTCAGAGATCTCTCCTTCCACCTTGTTTGCAATTGCTTGTGTTATGGAGAATGTTCCTTTCATCAATGGAAGCCCTCAGAACACTTTTGTCCCAG GGCTAATTGATCTTGCCATCAGTAGGAACAGTTTGATTGGTGGAGATGATTTCAAGAGTGGCCAAACCAAAATGAAATCTGTATTGGTTGATTTCCTTGTTGGTGCTGGTATCAAG CCAACATCAATAGTGAGTTACAACCATCTTGGAAACAATGATGGTATGAATCTCTCAGCCCCACAAACCTTTCGATCAAAGGAAATCTCCAAGAGCAACGTCGTTGACGATATGGTCAACAGCAATGCCATCCTCTATGAGCCTGGCGAGCATCCGGACCACGTTGTCGTGATTAAG TATGTTCCTTATGTTGGGGACAGCAAGAGGGCCATGGATGAGTACACATCGGAGATATTCATGGGCGGAAAGAACACAATCGTGTTGCACAACACCTGCGAGGATTCCCTCTTGGCTGCTCCTATTATCTTGGACTTGGTCCTTCTAGCTGAGCTTAGCACTCGAATTCAGTTCAAATCCGAAGCCGAG GGCAAGTTCCACTCATTCCACCCGGTCGCAACCATCCTGAGTTATTTGACCAAGGCCCCTTTG GTTCCACCGGGCACGCCAGTGGTGAATGCATTGTCAAAGCAGCGAGCAATGTTGGAAAACATAATGAGAGCTTGTGTTGGTTTGGCACCGGAGAACAACATGATTCTAGAGTACAAGTGA